From a single Paenibacillus sp. FSL W8-0426 genomic region:
- a CDS encoding carbohydrate ABC transporter permease codes for MSSKAIKGDTDSRIFNAVNVVLLVITMIAIVVPLWNVIVSSFASSRALAEGGYIFWPSELSLENYRAVFRDSSIWQAFFISISKTVIGVVTHVFFCAMVAYGLSKRYVRGRKVYVSMGVITMFFSGGMIPTYLLIKDLGMLDSFWVYIIPALLSYYDVIILMNFFRGVPDSLEESAKIDGAGDWRIFLSLFIPLSMPAMATIALFNGVGQWNDFMTTKLYVTSEALYPLQMKLYEIIVQSQTQSMQNVAGSVVIETATKGVQLATIVITTLPIVIIYPLLQKYFISGMMLGAVKE; via the coding sequence GTGAGTTCAAAAGCAATCAAGGGCGATACCGACAGCCGAATTTTTAACGCGGTGAATGTCGTGCTGCTCGTCATCACGATGATCGCGATTGTGGTTCCGCTATGGAACGTCATCGTTTCATCATTCGCTTCCAGCAGAGCGCTGGCAGAGGGAGGGTACATCTTCTGGCCCTCCGAGCTGTCCCTGGAAAACTATCGGGCCGTGTTCCGGGATTCCTCCATATGGCAGGCCTTCTTCATCTCGATCTCCAAAACGGTCATCGGCGTTGTGACCCATGTTTTCTTCTGTGCGATGGTGGCGTACGGCCTCAGCAAACGATACGTGCGGGGGCGCAAAGTGTACGTTTCCATGGGCGTCATTACGATGTTTTTCTCAGGCGGCATGATTCCGACCTATTTGCTGATCAAGGACCTGGGCATGCTGGACAGCTTCTGGGTGTACATCATTCCTGCCCTGCTAAGTTATTACGACGTGATCATTCTGATGAATTTTTTCAGAGGGGTGCCCGATTCGCTGGAGGAGTCGGCAAAGATTGACGGTGCGGGGGATTGGCGCATTTTCCTCAGCCTGTTCATTCCGTTATCGATGCCGGCCATGGCGACGATTGCGTTATTTAACGGGGTTGGCCAATGGAACGACTTTATGACGACGAAGCTGTATGTCACGAGCGAAGCATTGTATCCGCTGCAGATGAAGCTGTACGAGATCATCGTTCAGTCGCAAACGCAATCGATGCAAAATGTGGCGGGGTCTGTTGTGATCGAAACGGCGACCAAGGGTGTGCAGCTGGCTACCATCGTGATCACGACATTGCCGATCGTCATTATTTATCCGCTGCTGCAAAAGTACTTCATCTCCGGCATGATGCTTGGTGCTGTCAAAGAGTAA
- a CDS encoding ABC transporter permease subunit codes for MSKPAAATSAEAVGAMVRPPGKKPVVQRAKAFCTDFIRQWELQSMILPGVIFMIVFNFIPIYGLTIAFKNYTVIDTIDSAPWVGLDNFRIILTDPYFWDSVVNTLGISFLKLAIGFVVPIILAIMIYEVSGSRFKKIVQTISYLPHFLSWIVLGGMLITWVSTTGLFNQILLSLGLISQPQNILLDPSKYWWIAVLSDIWKEAGWGTILYLAVMAKIDPTYYEAAKIDGANRMRQIWNITIPNMKMIISLNLILTVSGLLGSNLDQTLVLMNSQNREKAEVINSYVYRMGMTQGDFSYATAVGLGVSIVSVILLVTANKITSKLNDNQSVL; via the coding sequence TGCGGCCGCCGGGCAAAAAGCCTGTCGTGCAGCGTGCCAAGGCATTTTGCACGGATTTCATCAGGCAGTGGGAGCTTCAATCCATGATTTTGCCTGGCGTCATTTTCATGATCGTATTCAATTTTATCCCGATCTACGGTCTGACCATTGCTTTCAAAAATTATACGGTCATCGATACGATCGACAGCGCGCCTTGGGTAGGGCTGGATAACTTCAGGATCATCCTGACCGATCCGTATTTCTGGGATTCGGTCGTCAATACGCTGGGCATCAGCTTTCTGAAGCTGGCCATCGGCTTCGTGGTGCCGATCATTCTGGCGATCATGATTTACGAGGTCAGCGGGAGCCGTTTCAAAAAAATCGTGCAGACGATATCGTATCTTCCGCATTTTCTGTCCTGGATCGTGCTTGGCGGCATGCTGATCACCTGGGTGTCGACGACCGGCCTCTTCAACCAGATCCTGTTGTCCTTAGGCCTCATCAGCCAGCCGCAAAACATTTTGCTTGACCCGAGCAAATATTGGTGGATCGCGGTTCTCTCCGACATTTGGAAGGAGGCGGGCTGGGGCACGATTCTGTACCTCGCGGTGATGGCCAAAATCGACCCGACGTATTACGAAGCGGCCAAAATCGACGGAGCGAACCGGATGCGTCAAATCTGGAACATCACGATTCCGAACATGAAGATGATCATCAGCCTGAATCTGATCCTGACCGTCAGCGGCTTGTTGGGGTCTAACCTCGATCAGACGCTCGTGCTGATGAACTCCCAGAACAGGGAAAAGGCGGAGGTCATCAATTCTTACGTGTACCGCATGGGGATGACGCAGGGAGACTTTTCCTACGCGACTGCGGTCGGTCTTGGCGTATCGATCGTTTCGGTCATTCTGCTCGTCACCGCCAACAAAATAACAAGCAAGCTTAACGACAATCAATCCGTTCTGTAA